The Candidatus Anaeroferrophillus wilburensis genomic interval CCTATTCATCCGACCGCGGGTTTTCAATTATCGATTTTGCCACTGTCGATCCCAAGCTTGGCACCTGGGATGATATTGCCGATCTTGGACAGCACTATAAACTGATGTTTGACGGGGTCATCAACCATGTGTCTGCCAAGAGCCACTGGTTTCAGGAATTTTTGAACGGCAATCCCTACTATAAGAACTTTTTCATCACCTTCAATTCACCGGCTGAGTTGACCAAAGAGCAGCGGCGCAAAATCTTTCGCCCCCGGACTTCAGACATTCTGGTTCCCTTTCAGACGATCAATGGACCGGCCCATGTCTGGGCAACGTTCTCCGCCGATCAGGTTGACCTGAACTACAAAAATCCTGATGTCCTGATGCGGGTTCTTGAGGTACTGCTCCTTTATATCCGTCGTGGAGCTGCCATCATTCGTCTTGATGCGGTAACCTTCTTGTGGGCCGAACCGGGAACCCGCTGCGTCCACCTGGACCAGACCCATGAAATCGTCAAGCTGTTCCGGGACGTTCTCGATGCGGTCGCTCCCCATGTCGCCCTGATCACCGAAACCAACGTCCCCCATGAAGAAAACATCGCCTATTTCGGCAACGGCCATAATGAAGCCCAGATGGTCTATAATTTTGCTCTGCCGCCACTGGTGCTGCATACCTTTTATGCGGAAGATGCCCGGGTTCTCTCCCGATGGGCGGCCCACTTGACCACCCCGTCACCAACCACCACTTTTTTTAATTTTCTTGATTCCCATGATGGCATTGGCCTGATGGCGGTAAAAAATATCCTCAGCCAGGAACAGATCAGCTACCTCGCCAAAAAGACGCTGGAACACGGCGGGTTTATTTCCTACAAAACCGGAAGTGACGGCCAGGATGAACCGTATGAAGCAAATATTACCTGGTTCAGCGCCCTGAACCGGGAAGATGAACGCAGCGAAGATCTTGCTTTTCAGGTAAAGCGTTTTGTCGCTTCCCGCTGCATCGCCCTAGTCCTGGCCGGCGTGCCGGGGATCTATCTGCACAGCCTGATCGGCAGTCGTAATGACGTGGAAGCGGTGCTCAAGACCGATTCCAAACGGGACATCAACCGGACGGTTATTGACGGCCAGGCCATTACCAGAGCCCTTGAGGATCCGATGTCAAAAATTTCGAGGATCAGCCGGGAACTGGGACGGCTCATTGCCATCCGCTCGCACAAACGGGCTTTTCATCCCAACGGGCCGCAGCATATTATCAATCTCAAAGCCGAGGTTTTTGCGGTACTGCGATTATCGCCGGAACGGGACCAGCATATCCTGGCCCTGATCAATGTCGCCAATCGGGTCATTCATCTGGAAGTGGATTTTGCCCAACTATGTCTGGAAGATATTTGTGTGCTGGAAAACCACTGGTATGACATCGTCAGCGGCATGGAGTGGCTGGCTGAAAAGCGGAAGCTGTCGTTAACCATGATGCCCTATGACATCATGTGGCTTGAATCATACCGGCAGAAACTGCCCGACCGGCCGTCTGATTGACCGGTTTCGACATTAATGAGAGAACCTTGCTCTAAGCCAAGGCGGCAAAAAACGCTTCAAGCTCCTCCTGTTTATTGAAAAGGAACGATCTCACCTGCCCAACGGCACCTTCGTCGGCAGAAACCGCCTCAAGATCACCGGGACGAATCTGACCGGCAATCGAATTCCCCTCTTTGCCAATCCCCAGTTCCTGCGCCAGAACATTGGCAATTCTCAACAGGGTCACATCAACAACACTGGCTCCCGATGCCAGCTGCGGTTGATGGTGCCCGGCAACCGGCTGAACAATCTTGGCGGGGAATTTCCACCTGGTCAACAACATGGCGCTGACCTCACAGTGATCAATGCCGATAATCTCCCGTTCCACCAGATGCAGTTTGCTTTGTTGGCCCACATTGGCCCGTTCCAATACCTCCTGAAACAGCTCGGGAAAAAACTGGTCGAGAACGACTTTGCCAAGATCATGGAGAAGACCGACAATGAATAGATATTCACGGTCATCGGCACCGGCAAAACGACGGCCAAGCTCCTGCATCGCGGTTGCCACCGCCAGGCTGTGCAGCCACAGACCGGCGGCAGAAAAATAAGGGGAAGGCCGCCGGCCCCTGGGAAGACTCTTGATAATACCAATGGAAATCGCCAGAGATTTAACCATATTAAACCCCAGCAGGGCAACGGCATGCTTGACATCGGCAATTTTCTGGGGAAAACCATAATAAGCGGAATTGGCAACCTTGAGAACTTTAGCGGCCAGGGCCGGATCTCGAGAGATGACCGCCGTCAGATCAGCCGCATTAGTATTGGGATTCTGCATCAGCTCCAGCAGTTTCGGCACCACCGCCGGCAGCGTCGGCAACTCTTCAATCCTGGCATAGATTTTCTGGTACAGTTCTCCAGCTTCCATAGGGTTGCCTCCGACAGCAACGCTGTCACCATTCAGCATTATCAGCCTAAAGCGCGGTAGAGTGCCAACCAACGTCAAACGCCAAGCCCCTTGCGACCGGCAGCCAACCGGCTACAATGTCACCACCTTTGCTTCCAGCAGGCCGTCCTGCTCCAGCAGCTCATCAATAACCTCTTTGGGCACCTCATTATCCAGGGAGACAAAGGATACCGCCTTGCCGCCCTTGACCCGCGACAGGTTGAAGCCGGCAATGTTGATCTGGTGCTTGCCGAGCACCGTGCCCACTTTGCCGACAATCCCCGGTTTATCAATATTTTTGAAATAGAGGTAGTTACCCTGGGCAACCATTTCCAGGTGAAACTGGTCAAGGAAGAGGATTCGGCAGACATTATCGGCAAAGACCGTCCCGCCCATGAGATGTTCGCCCTCATCCGTCTTAATCCTAAGAAGGAGCAGATCATTGTAATTTTCATAGGAGGAAGTTTTCGATTCCTGGATATCCATATCCCGCTCCTTGGCCAGGTAGGGAGCGTTGATGAAGGAAACCGCTTCTTTGACATGTTTTTCCAGAAACCCCTTCAAGCCGGCAACCGTAAAGGGTTGAAAGCTGAAGGGGATATCAAACACCCGTTCGCCAAAATCCTCTTTGAACTTATTGCCGACCATGGTGATCTGAAACGCTTCCGGCCGCCCTTTGGCAACCTGGGCCGCCAGACGGCCCATGGCTTCAGCCAGATCAAAGTACAGCTGCATAGGAGCCGGCAGCTGGGATCGCATGTAAGGGATATTGACCGCATTTTCGTAGGCCCGGCCCCGGAGGGCGTTGATAACCTGCTCGGCAATGATCACTGCCACCCCTTCCTGGCCTTCAACGGTATTGGCCCCAATGTGGGGGGTAACGAAAACATTTTCCAACTCCAGCAGTTTATGATGTCCCAGTGGTTCCTGCCCAAAGACATCGACGCCGGCGGCAAAAACTTTGCCCGACTTCACCGCCTCATACAGATCATCCTCATTAATGATGCCACCGCGGGCACAGTTGACCACCACCACCCCGTCTTTCATCAGGGAAAATTCCTGGGCGGTGATCATATTCTGGGTTTCTTCGGTTTTCGGGGTGTGGATGGTTATGACATCACTTAAGGCCAGTAAATCTTCCAGACGATCATAGAGGGTTACTCCCAGGCCTTCCGACTTCACCTTTTTGATATAGGGATCAAACGCAATAACTTTCATCCCGAACGCCTTGGCCCGCGCCGCCACGCTGCCGCCTATCCGCCCCAGACCAACAACCCCGAGGGTTTTGCCGTAGAGCTGGCGACCCATGAACTTCTTCCGCGTCCATTCCTCTTTTTTCAGCGAGGTGTTGGCCGCCGGGATTTTACGGGCTGCGGCCAGCATCATCCCCATGGTCAACTCGGTGGCGGCAATGGTATTGCCAGTGGGTGCGTTCATGACAATCACCCCTTTAATACTGGCCGCTTCCAGATCGATATTATCCAGCCCGACACCGGCCCGACCGATAATTTTCAGCCGACCGGGGTTTTCCAGCAGGTCAGCCGTTACCGTCGTACCACTGCGGGTAATAATGGCATCATACTGACCAATAATCGTTTTCAACGCTTCATGAGGAATGCCAACCTGGATATCCAGCTCGACGTCTTTTTCCCGTTCCAAGACAGCGATCCCCTCAGGGGCCAAATTGTCAGTGATCAGAACCTTGAATGCGGCCATGCTTACCTCCCAGTTTTTTCTGCTTTTTTCCCGCCGTCAGGCGATTGCCACCGGCTCATGCCTCAACTGTACTAGCAAAAACCGTCCACCAGCACAAGAGAGAAGGAGCTCCCGGGAAAACTTTTCCCGCCGCTCTTTTGCCATATCCCGGCCAGTTGCCGCCCGAAACCCCTTGACGTGTACTGAAAAAATCTGATAGGCAAAACCGATTGTCTTTCAACCTGCCATATAATGAGGATCAGCCATGAAGAAGATTTTTTCTATCATCCTGATGCTGGCGCTGTTTCTGGCTCTGGCCATTCCCGGATTTGCCTCAACAAAAACCATCACCATCGGTTTTAATATCCCGCTAACCGGTGAGATCCCCAAGGTGGGAGAATCCTCTAAGTTTGCAGCTGAGATGCTGAAGGAGGACATTAACAGTGCCGGCGGCCTACAGGTGGGGAAAGAGAAATACCTGCTGGAATTCATCTATGAAGACAACGAGTCTAAAGCCGAATCAGCAGTTGCCGTAGCCCAGAAACTCATCGATCGCAACAAGGTACTGGCTATCATCGGCCCCAACTCGAGCAAACAGGCGGTACCCGCCGGTGAGATTGCCGATATGAACGAAACCCCAATGATCTCCCCCTGGTCGACCAATCCTGACACCACCAAGGACCGGCCGTGGGTTTTCCGGGCTGCGTTCCTGGATCCCTTCCAGGGACCGGTGGCAGTCGACTTTGCCATGGCCCAGTTCAAGGCAAAAACCGCTGCGGTACTCTATGCGCTGGCCAATGATTACAGCAAGGGCCTGGCGGAAATTTTCAGGGATGATTTTGAAAAAAAGAATGGTGCCGGCTCCGTGGTCGCCTTCGAAAGCTATGGTGATCGCGACCAGGACTTCAGTGCCCAGTTGACAACTATCATCGCCGCCAAACCTGACTTCATTTTCCTGCCCAACAACTATAATGAAGTCGCCCTGACCGTCAAGCAGGCCCATGATCTCGGTTGGCAAGGGCCTTTCATGGGGTCGGATGCCTGGGGTTCCGCCGAACTGATGACCCTCTGCGGCAATGACTGCATCGGCCATTATTTTTCCACCCACTATGCCGCTGCCGGTGCCCAAGGCGACACCAAGGCTTTTATCGATACGTTTAACGCCACCTATGGATACGTTCCCGATGATGTTGCCGCCCTGACCTGGGATGCCACCCGCCTGGTGCTTCAGGCAATTCAAAATCACGGCACACTGACCGGCAAGGTTCGCAAAGACCGCAAGGCAATTCGTCAGGCGCTGAGCGACATCAAGAGTTTTGCCGGGGTCACCGGCCAGATGAAGTTTGATGACCAGGGTGATCCCATCAAGTGCGCCGTGGTGGTCCGCATCAACGATAAAGGGGAATTTGTCTTCACCAAATCTGTCTGTCCCTGATCGGCAGCCCCTCTTTCAGCGTTCCAGCACCGCCCTGGAAAAGAGTTGGAACTGGATGGCACCATGCTGCAATCTATCGCCCAGAACCTCTTGAACGCCCTGCAATGGGGGAGTTTCTACTCTCTCATTGCTTTGGGCTACACTCTGGTGTATGGCGTCTTGCTGCTGATCAACTTTGCCCATGGCGATATTGTCATGGTCGGGGCTTATATCGCATTTTTCGTCTCTTCCCTGCTCCTGGGGCACTACCAGATGCTGCCCTTCAACCTGCCAGGTGGGGTAGCCCTGGCGCTGGCCATCCCTTTGACCATGATACTCACGGCAGCCGTGGGGGTCACCCTGGAACGCATCGCCTACCGGCCCCTGCGGCGAAAAGGCGCCCACCGCCTCTACGTTGTCATCACCGCCCTCATGTGCGGCCTTATCCTGGAAAACGGCAATCTGGCCCTGCTGGGAGCCAGCCGGAAAAAATTTCCAGAGATGGTTGACAAGGTTGTCTATACCTTCGGTGCCGTAAGCGTCACCAACCTGAAGATAGCGGTTATCTTTACTGCGTTTCTGGTTTTTTTCCTGCTCCAGTTCATCGTCACCAAAACAAAAATCGGCATGGCCATGCGGGCCATTTCCTATGACAAGTTTGCCGTTCCTTTGATGGGCATCCCCATTGATAACGTTATTGTGTTCACGTTTATCCTTGGCTCTTCACTGGCAGGCCTGGCAGGTCTGCTCTCTGCCCTCTCCTACCCCATCCTCGATCCGTATATGGGCCTTTCCATTGGCTGGAAAGCATTTATTGCGGCGGTGGTGGGAGGCATCGGCGATATCCGCGGCGCCTTTGCCGGCGGCTTTATTCTCGGTTTTCTGGAAATCATGGTAGTCGCTTTTTTCCCCTCCACCTACCGGGATCTTTTCGCCTTCAGTATTCTGTTGTTTATCCTGACCCTGAGGCCCACTGGGCTTTTCGGGGTTGCCAAAACAACCAAGATTTAAAGCCATATGATACAAGAAAAAATGACCGTCCCGGCTGCCCTGCTCACCCTGTTGATGATGATCATGGGGCTAGCCCATTTCGAAATCATTGATCTCTATACCCAAACCATCATCCTGTTTATCGGCATCAACATCATCATCTCATCGAGCCTGAACCTGGTTAACGGTCACATGGGTGAATTTTCCTGCGGCCATGCTGGTTTTATCGCGGTCGGCGCCTATGTCTCCTCCATTCTCTCCGTCGCTCTGTTCACCCAGGATCGGGTTTTCGGCGCCCCCCTGCTGCCGCCGGCATATGCCGCCCTCGCTTTCCCACTGATCATCTTTGCCGGCGGACTGGCGGCGGCTTTTGCCGGCCTGCTGGTCGCCCTGCCATCCTTTAAAACCAGAGGAGACTATCTGGCCATTATCACCATTGCCGCCAACTATATTATTATCACTCTGATTATCAATATTGACAAAATCGGCGGTGCCAGGGGTTTTATGGGCATGAAGCGGGTGGTCATGGCGATGGAGGAGGTGGCCGAAATTCCCTGGATGATCTTGTGGGTTTTTCTTTTCACGGTGCTGGTGGTCATGGCCATTCGCCGCTTTGTTTCCTCCACCTACGGCAAAGGCATCATCGCCATCCAGCAGGATGAGGTGGCGGCTGAAATTATGAGCGTCAACACCAATAAAATGAAACTGATTGCTTTTATGCTCTCTTCCGGCCTGGCCGGCGTGGCCGGCGGTTTGTACGCCCATGTGGTGGGCTATGTCAACCCCAAGTCATTTGATATCCTCAAATCCACTGAAGCGCTGGTCATGGTCTATCTGGGAGGCATGGGATCAATTACCGGCTCAGTACTTTCCGCCGTTTTCTTCACCCTCCTACTGGAGGCCCTGCGACCTCTGCAGATCATCAAGTGGATTGTTATCCCGCTGCTGCTCATTATTCTAATGCAATTTCGCCCCGAAGGAATCATGGGGCACCGGGAGCTGGGAGATATTTTCCCCAGGCTGAAAAAATTTTACCGTTTCAAGTAAGCGATTGACATCACGATGACTGTCCTGAAAATAGAAGGGTTGACCCAGCATTTCAGTGGCCTGTGCGCTCTCTCGGACTTCAATGTCCAAGTGGGAAAACAGGAACTGGTGGGCCTGATCGGCCCTAATGGTGCCGGTAAAACCACCGTGTTCAATGTGGTCAGCGGCTTCTATCAGCCGACCCGCGGCACCATCACCTTTTTTGACCAGCCCATTGCCGGCCTGAAGCCTCATCAGGTTACCACCTACGGTATCGCCAGAACCTTTCAGAATATCAGACTCTGGAATGAACTGACCGTACTGGAAAATATTTCCCTGGCTCAGCACGGGACCCTTAACTACGGCATGATGGATCTCTTTTTCCGCACCCGTCGCTATCAACAACGTGAACGGGAGATTCGCGATCTGGCCCTTGAACTGCTGGAGATCTTCAAGCTGTCCCCCTTTGCCGGGGAAAAACCAAAAAATCTTCCCTATGGCCTGCAGCGCAAGGTGGAAATCGCCCGGGCGCTTTCATCCCGACCGCAGTTGCTGCTGCTCGATGAACCGGCAGCCGGCCTCAACTCCAAGGACATTTTTGAACTTATTGATCTCATCCAGTGGATTTTCGAGGAATTTGACCTGAGCATCTGGATGATTGAACACCAGATGAAGGTTGTCATGAGTCTCTGCTCCAGAATCACCGTCATCGATTTCGGCGAAACCATCGCGGAAGGAACCCCGGAGGAAATTCAGAACAACCCGGAAGTTATCAAGGCGTACCTGGGAGATGACCTCATATAGGAACCATTCAGCTTTTTAAAAGGATGATCAATGCTGCTTGAAGTAGAAAATCTGCAGGTCAAATATGGCAATATTGCCGCCCTCCATGGCATCAGTTTCCATGTCCACGAGGGTGAAATTGTTACCCTGATCGGGGCCAACGGGGCCGGCAAAACAACCACCCTCCATACCATCTGCCGGCTCCCGCCACCCGAGGCGCCAAAACTGACCGAGGGAGATATCCGCTACCGGGGGAAAAGCATTGTCAACGTCGAGCCCCATGATATGGTCAGGAAACTCCATCTTGCTTTGGTACCCGAAGGACGCCATATCTTCGGCAACCTGACCGTAATGGAAAACCTCAAGCTGGCCACCTATTCCCGGAAACATGTCGTTCATGATGGTGCTTACCAGCAGGTCTTCGACCTGTTCCCCCGTCTGGCTGAGCGGCGCAAACAGCGCAGTGAATCATTAAGCGGCGGCGAGCAGC includes:
- a CDS encoding phosphoglycerate dehydrogenase, producing the protein MAAFKVLITDNLAPEGIAVLEREKDVELDIQVGIPHEALKTIIGQYDAIITRSGTTVTADLLENPGRLKIIGRAGVGLDNIDLEAASIKGVIVMNAPTGNTIAATELTMGMMLAAARKIPAANTSLKKEEWTRKKFMGRQLYGKTLGVVGLGRIGGSVAARAKAFGMKVIAFDPYIKKVKSEGLGVTLYDRLEDLLALSDVITIHTPKTEETQNMITAQEFSLMKDGVVVVNCARGGIINEDDLYEAVKSGKVFAAGVDVFGQEPLGHHKLLELENVFVTPHIGANTVEGQEGVAVIIAEQVINALRGRAYENAVNIPYMRSQLPAPMQLYFDLAEAMGRLAAQVAKGRPEAFQITMVGNKFKEDFGERVFDIPFSFQPFTVAGLKGFLEKHVKEAVSFINAPYLAKERDMDIQESKTSSYENYNDLLLLRIKTDEGEHLMGGTVFADNVCRILFLDQFHLEMVAQGNYLYFKNIDKPGIVGKVGTVLGKHQINIAGFNLSRVKGGKAVSFVSLDNEVPKEVIDELLEQDGLLEAKVVTL
- a CDS encoding sugar phosphorylase; this encodes MQDSHRPHAHLTHLQEPDYSRPPYQLSAGARKHLHRRLCFIYNHETADRYLPEVERIMQIYHAHIPPEHSPQQKGYNPANRFTEHDVILITYGDLIRGTERSPLTTLEKFCGTYLEGTINTIHILPFFPYSSDRGFSIIDFATVDPKLGTWDDIADLGQHYKLMFDGVINHVSAKSHWFQEFLNGNPYYKNFFITFNSPAELTKEQRRKIFRPRTSDILVPFQTINGPAHVWATFSADQVDLNYKNPDVLMRVLEVLLLYIRRGAAIIRLDAVTFLWAEPGTRCVHLDQTHEIVKLFRDVLDAVAPHVALITETNVPHEENIAYFGNGHNEAQMVYNFALPPLVLHTFYAEDARVLSRWAAHLTTPSPTTTFFNFLDSHDGIGLMAVKNILSQEQISYLAKKTLEHGGFISYKTGSDGQDEPYEANITWFSALNREDERSEDLAFQVKRFVASRCIALVLAGVPGIYLHSLIGSRNDVEAVLKTDSKRDINRTVIDGQAITRALEDPMSKISRISRELGRLIAIRSHKRAFHPNGPQHIINLKAEVFAVLRLSPERDQHILALINVANRVIHLEVDFAQLCLEDICVLENHWYDIVSGMEWLAEKRKLSLTMMPYDIMWLESYRQKLPDRPSD
- a CDS encoding ABC transporter ATP-binding protein; this translates as MTVLKIEGLTQHFSGLCALSDFNVQVGKQELVGLIGPNGAGKTTVFNVVSGFYQPTRGTITFFDQPIAGLKPHQVTTYGIARTFQNIRLWNELTVLENISLAQHGTLNYGMMDLFFRTRRYQQREREIRDLALELLEIFKLSPFAGEKPKNLPYGLQRKVEIARALSSRPQLLLLDEPAAGLNSKDIFELIDLIQWIFEEFDLSIWMIEHQMKVVMSLCSRITVIDFGETIAEGTPEEIQNNPEVIKAYLGDDLI
- a CDS encoding ABC transporter ATP-binding protein — translated: MLLEVENLQVKYGNIAALHGISFHVHEGEIVTLIGANGAGKTTTLHTICRLPPPEAPKLTEGDIRYRGKSIVNVEPHDMVRKLHLALVPEGRHIFGNLTVMENLKLATYSRKHVVHDGAYQQVFDLFPRLAERRKQRSESLSGGEQQMLAVGRALMTGCTFIMLDEPSMGLAPLLMYDMFRALKKLNEEGMTILLIEQNAHIALQCAHRGYLLDTGNIIISGTSQELMDTPEVQKAYLGG
- a CDS encoding HDOD domain-containing protein; this encodes MEAGELYQKIYARIEELPTLPAVVPKLLELMQNPNTNAADLTAVISRDPALAAKVLKVANSAYYGFPQKIADVKHAVALLGFNMVKSLAISIGIIKSLPRGRRPSPYFSAAGLWLHSLAVATAMQELGRRFAGADDREYLFIVGLLHDLGKVVLDQFFPELFQEVLERANVGQQSKLHLVEREIIGIDHCEVSAMLLTRWKFPAKIVQPVAGHHQPQLASGASVVDVTLLRIANVLAQELGIGKEGNSIAGQIRPGDLEAVSADEGAVGQVRSFLFNKQEELEAFFAALA
- a CDS encoding branched-chain amino acid ABC transporter permease, whose product is MIQEKMTVPAALLTLLMMIMGLAHFEIIDLYTQTIILFIGINIIISSSLNLVNGHMGEFSCGHAGFIAVGAYVSSILSVALFTQDRVFGAPLLPPAYAALAFPLIIFAGGLAAAFAGLLVALPSFKTRGDYLAIITIAANYIIITLIINIDKIGGARGFMGMKRVVMAMEEVAEIPWMILWVFLFTVLVVMAIRRFVSSTYGKGIIAIQQDEVAAEIMSVNTNKMKLIAFMLSSGLAGVAGGLYAHVVGYVNPKSFDILKSTEALVMVYLGGMGSITGSVLSAVFFTLLLEALRPLQIIKWIVIPLLLIILMQFRPEGIMGHRELGDIFPRLKKFYRFK
- a CDS encoding branched-chain amino acid ABC transporter permease: MLQSIAQNLLNALQWGSFYSLIALGYTLVYGVLLLINFAHGDIVMVGAYIAFFVSSLLLGHYQMLPFNLPGGVALALAIPLTMILTAAVGVTLERIAYRPLRRKGAHRLYVVITALMCGLILENGNLALLGASRKKFPEMVDKVVYTFGAVSVTNLKIAVIFTAFLVFFLLQFIVTKTKIGMAMRAISYDKFAVPLMGIPIDNVIVFTFILGSSLAGLAGLLSALSYPILDPYMGLSIGWKAFIAAVVGGIGDIRGAFAGGFILGFLEIMVVAFFPSTYRDLFAFSILLFILTLRPTGLFGVAKTTKI
- a CDS encoding ABC transporter substrate-binding protein codes for the protein MKKIFSIILMLALFLALAIPGFASTKTITIGFNIPLTGEIPKVGESSKFAAEMLKEDINSAGGLQVGKEKYLLEFIYEDNESKAESAVAVAQKLIDRNKVLAIIGPNSSKQAVPAGEIADMNETPMISPWSTNPDTTKDRPWVFRAAFLDPFQGPVAVDFAMAQFKAKTAAVLYALANDYSKGLAEIFRDDFEKKNGAGSVVAFESYGDRDQDFSAQLTTIIAAKPDFIFLPNNYNEVALTVKQAHDLGWQGPFMGSDAWGSAELMTLCGNDCIGHYFSTHYAAAGAQGDTKAFIDTFNATYGYVPDDVAALTWDATRLVLQAIQNHGTLTGKVRKDRKAIRQALSDIKSFAGVTGQMKFDDQGDPIKCAVVVRINDKGEFVFTKSVCP